In Monodelphis domestica isolate mMonDom1 chromosome 4, mMonDom1.pri, whole genome shotgun sequence, one DNA window encodes the following:
- the LOC130458845 gene encoding Golgi-associated RAB2 interactor protein 5B-like isoform X1 has product MGPRECCQLAPPDPPDPCMRSQWGPPGCVTPGRLPLLSSAVPESHSQSALPAESILALLQQPPPPPPQSPDLQAHRDSLSPMKPRKPSPGGAPAWGAAGMQGSPQGLASPQLRPASSLLAVVLPGELHLPEEEVEAELSFPLCFPKPGPLQRAVAEGNYPPLGPFTAMFESDFVQVTNKGEPVFLHKKENPVTMAVASSFPGLLLPDLVLLARPVQSKKQPPRLELTRLLPAHLVRLFVHSEAGWRLKLHLASGRSFYLRLVAEPAEGCLLFNLWRFLIFLMQGPIPAWARSPEEQAAQDESAPMSAAEAPPKRKEVAFPPQYPVPRTKESPGWTGDKGLHNPGKLSQLMDQQTTPALPEVMLRAEAAPMPFGSQQKLPVLKEEERKSEPRLFWRSTPGSLVEVEGQPSITVWTLFRRISSTLSRSKAASPVETSSSGPSRSPSCSALVQTLSSWLGSREVSKSSASSGTLQSSDFSMLSDLFEPQESPQEQPQPQEHRQEQPQPQEGPQERPPSQEHPRELGNANRLQLPQEQPQPQELPQEQPQPQEGSQKRPPSQEDPQDQGNTNKLQLPQEQPQPQKFPTEQPKDKPRDRPEPTQASEPSASVKTLRKAIKKPQSWLTRAWRECLKVVCTCTN; this is encoded by the exons ATGGGACCCAGGGAATGCTGCCAGCTGGCCCCCCCTGACCCTCCTGACCCATGCATGAGGTCACAATGGGGGCCTCCTGGCTGTGTTACGCCTGGGAGGCTGCCCCTTCTTAGCTCAGCTGTCCCAGAGAGCCATAGCCAGTCTGCCCTCCCCGCAGAGAGTATCCTGGCCCTCCTCCAGcagccccctccacccccaccccagagccCTGATCTTCAGGCGCACCGAGACTCCCTGAGCCCAATGAAACCCCGGAAACCCTCACCAGGTGGGGCCCCGGCCTGGGGGGCTGCAGGGATGCAGGGGAGCCCGCAGGGGCTGGCCAGCCCCCAGCTCCGGCCTGCTTCCTCCCTGCTCGCAGTTGTTCTGCCCGGAGAGCTCCACCTGCCGGAAGAGGAAGTGGAAGCGGAACTGTCCTTCCCGCTGTGCTTCCCCAAGCCTggcccgctgcagagagccgtgGCGGAGGGCAACTACCCGCCCCTCGGGCCGTTCACGGCCATGTTTGAGAGCGACTTTGTCCAG GTCACCAACAAGGGGGAGCCTGTCTTCCTGCACAAGAAGGAGAACCCGGTGACCATGGCGGTGGCCTCCTCCTTCCCGGGGCTCCTGCTCCCGGACCTCGTCCTGCTGGCCCGGCCCGTCCAAAGCAAGAAGCAGCCTCCGCGGCTGGAGCTCACCAG GCTGCTGCCGGCACACCTGGTCCGCCTGTTTGTCCACAGCGAGGCCGGATGGAGGCTGAAGCTCCACCTGGCCTCCGGCCGCAGTTTCTACCTGAGGCTGGTGGCCGAGCCGGCCGAGGGCTGCCTCCTGTTCAACCTCTGGCGCTTCCTGATCTTCCTGATGCAGGGGCCCATCCCGGCCTGGGCCCGGAGCCCCGAGGAGCAGGCCGCCCAG gaCGAGAGCGCCCCGATGTCCGCAGCGG AGGCCCCCCCCAAACGGAAGGAGGTGGCCTTCCCGCCCCAGTACCCCGTCCCGAGGACCAAGGAGAGCCCGGGCTGGACCGGGGACAAAGGACTGCACAACCCCGGGAAGCTCTCCCAACTGATGGACCAGCAGACCACCCCGGCCCTCCCGGAAGTGATGTTGAGAGCGGAAGCCGCCCCCATGCCCTTCGGGTCCCAGCAGAAGCTCCCAGTCCTGAAAGAAGAGGAGCGGAA ATCAGAGCCCAGACTTTTCTGGAGGAGCACCCCGGGGAGCCTAGTGGAAGTGGAAG GGCAGCCGAGCATCACTGTCTGGACCCTCTTCAGACGTATTTCCAGCACTCTAAGCCGGTCCAAG GCTGCCTCACCAGTGGAGACTTCCTCTTCAGGGCCCTCCAGGTCCCCGTCGTGCTCTGCTCTTGTCCAGACCTTGTCCTCCTGGCTGGGCTCCCGTGAGGTTTCCAAGAGCTCGGCTTCCTCAGGGACACTGCAGAGCTCCGATTTCTCCATGCTCAGTGACCTATTCGAGCCCCAAGAGAGcccccaagagcagccacagccccaagAGCACCGccaagagcagccacagccccaagAGGGCCCCCAAGAGCGGCCACCCTCCCAAGAGCACCCCCGGGAGCTGGGCAATGCCAACAGGCTTCAGCTTCCCCAAGAGCAGCCGCAGCCCCAAGAGCtcccccaagagcagccacagccccaagAGGGCTCCCAAAAGAGGCCACCCTCCCAAGAGGACCCCCAAGACCAGGGCAATACCAACaagctgcagcttccccaagagcagccacagccccaaAAGTTCCCCACAGAGCAGCCCAAGGACAAACCCAGGGACAGGCCGGAGCCCACCCAAGCCTCAGAGCCCTCCGCCAGTGTCAAGACTCTGAGGAAAGCCATCAAGAAGCCACAGAGCTGGCTCACCAGAGCATGGCGAGAATGCCTGAAGGTGGTCTGCACCTGCACCAACTAA
- the LOC130458845 gene encoding Golgi-associated RAB2 interactor protein 5B-like isoform X2, with amino-acid sequence MGPRECCQLAPPDPPDPCMRSQWGPPGCVTPGRLPLLSSAVPESHSQSALPAESILALLQQPPPPPPQSPDLQAHRDSLSPMKPRKPSPVVLPGELHLPEEEVEAELSFPLCFPKPGPLQRAVAEGNYPPLGPFTAMFESDFVQVTNKGEPVFLHKKENPVTMAVASSFPGLLLPDLVLLARPVQSKKQPPRLELTRLLPAHLVRLFVHSEAGWRLKLHLASGRSFYLRLVAEPAEGCLLFNLWRFLIFLMQGPIPAWARSPEEQAAQDESAPMSAAEAPPKRKEVAFPPQYPVPRTKESPGWTGDKGLHNPGKLSQLMDQQTTPALPEVMLRAEAAPMPFGSQQKLPVLKEEERKSEPRLFWRSTPGSLVEVEGQPSITVWTLFRRISSTLSRSKAASPVETSSSGPSRSPSCSALVQTLSSWLGSREVSKSSASSGTLQSSDFSMLSDLFEPQESPQEQPQPQEHRQEQPQPQEGPQERPPSQEHPRELGNANRLQLPQEQPQPQELPQEQPQPQEGSQKRPPSQEDPQDQGNTNKLQLPQEQPQPQKFPTEQPKDKPRDRPEPTQASEPSASVKTLRKAIKKPQSWLTRAWRECLKVVCTCTN; translated from the exons ATGGGACCCAGGGAATGCTGCCAGCTGGCCCCCCCTGACCCTCCTGACCCATGCATGAGGTCACAATGGGGGCCTCCTGGCTGTGTTACGCCTGGGAGGCTGCCCCTTCTTAGCTCAGCTGTCCCAGAGAGCCATAGCCAGTCTGCCCTCCCCGCAGAGAGTATCCTGGCCCTCCTCCAGcagccccctccacccccaccccagagccCTGATCTTCAGGCGCACCGAGACTCCCTGAGCCCAATGAAACCCCGGAAACCCTCACCAG TTGTTCTGCCCGGAGAGCTCCACCTGCCGGAAGAGGAAGTGGAAGCGGAACTGTCCTTCCCGCTGTGCTTCCCCAAGCCTggcccgctgcagagagccgtgGCGGAGGGCAACTACCCGCCCCTCGGGCCGTTCACGGCCATGTTTGAGAGCGACTTTGTCCAG GTCACCAACAAGGGGGAGCCTGTCTTCCTGCACAAGAAGGAGAACCCGGTGACCATGGCGGTGGCCTCCTCCTTCCCGGGGCTCCTGCTCCCGGACCTCGTCCTGCTGGCCCGGCCCGTCCAAAGCAAGAAGCAGCCTCCGCGGCTGGAGCTCACCAG GCTGCTGCCGGCACACCTGGTCCGCCTGTTTGTCCACAGCGAGGCCGGATGGAGGCTGAAGCTCCACCTGGCCTCCGGCCGCAGTTTCTACCTGAGGCTGGTGGCCGAGCCGGCCGAGGGCTGCCTCCTGTTCAACCTCTGGCGCTTCCTGATCTTCCTGATGCAGGGGCCCATCCCGGCCTGGGCCCGGAGCCCCGAGGAGCAGGCCGCCCAG gaCGAGAGCGCCCCGATGTCCGCAGCGG AGGCCCCCCCCAAACGGAAGGAGGTGGCCTTCCCGCCCCAGTACCCCGTCCCGAGGACCAAGGAGAGCCCGGGCTGGACCGGGGACAAAGGACTGCACAACCCCGGGAAGCTCTCCCAACTGATGGACCAGCAGACCACCCCGGCCCTCCCGGAAGTGATGTTGAGAGCGGAAGCCGCCCCCATGCCCTTCGGGTCCCAGCAGAAGCTCCCAGTCCTGAAAGAAGAGGAGCGGAA ATCAGAGCCCAGACTTTTCTGGAGGAGCACCCCGGGGAGCCTAGTGGAAGTGGAAG GGCAGCCGAGCATCACTGTCTGGACCCTCTTCAGACGTATTTCCAGCACTCTAAGCCGGTCCAAG GCTGCCTCACCAGTGGAGACTTCCTCTTCAGGGCCCTCCAGGTCCCCGTCGTGCTCTGCTCTTGTCCAGACCTTGTCCTCCTGGCTGGGCTCCCGTGAGGTTTCCAAGAGCTCGGCTTCCTCAGGGACACTGCAGAGCTCCGATTTCTCCATGCTCAGTGACCTATTCGAGCCCCAAGAGAGcccccaagagcagccacagccccaagAGCACCGccaagagcagccacagccccaagAGGGCCCCCAAGAGCGGCCACCCTCCCAAGAGCACCCCCGGGAGCTGGGCAATGCCAACAGGCTTCAGCTTCCCCAAGAGCAGCCGCAGCCCCAAGAGCtcccccaagagcagccacagccccaagAGGGCTCCCAAAAGAGGCCACCCTCCCAAGAGGACCCCCAAGACCAGGGCAATACCAACaagctgcagcttccccaagagcagccacagccccaaAAGTTCCCCACAGAGCAGCCCAAGGACAAACCCAGGGACAGGCCGGAGCCCACCCAAGCCTCAGAGCCCTCCGCCAGTGTCAAGACTCTGAGGAAAGCCATCAAGAAGCCACAGAGCTGGCTCACCAGAGCATGGCGAGAATGCCTGAAGGTGGTCTGCACCTGCACCAACTAA